A portion of the Drosophila mauritiana strain mau12 unplaced genomic scaffold, ASM438214v1 U_130, whole genome shotgun sequence genome contains these proteins:
- the LOC117149080 gene encoding immune-induced peptide 2: MKFFSVVTVFVLGLLALANAVPLSPDPGNVVINGDCKYCNVHGGK; this comes from the exons ATGAAGTTCTTCTCAGTCGTCACCGTCTTCGTGCTCGGTCTGCTGGCTCTGGCCAACG CTGTTCCCCTGTCGCCCGATCCAGGAAATGTGGTGATCAACGGCGACTGCAAATACTGCAATGTGCACGGTGGAAAGTAG